The following are encoded in a window of Procambarus clarkii isolate CNS0578487 chromosome 33, FALCON_Pclarkii_2.0, whole genome shotgun sequence genomic DNA:
- the LOC123765368 gene encoding uncharacterized protein, with protein sequence MNKTNKVLQSKDVNILVATNLPESMKSYLQETRDKFSVCEFKARSMCPDTDYSDGKKRERKRSVRLSRYDGSAEEVPNTEPEKFKLETFLPILDTLIFELTKPVKAYSQIGNLFSFFSDLKTTASDAQKKKWDHLANMYHKDLNYDDLLNEYEHLKHNMVLDGNCDTLPALYRKLILDSLRSVFLNVENALREFMCMMVTDCTGERSFSRIKL encoded by the coding sequence ATGAACAAAACAAATAAGGTCCTGCAATCAAAGGACGTGAACATCCTTGTTGCCACGAATCTTCCTGAGTCTATGAAAAGCTACCTTCAGGAAACTAGAGACAAATTTAGTGTATGTGAATTCAAAGCCAGGAGTATGTGTCCAGATACAGATTACAGTGATGGAAAAAAACGAGAACGAAAACGAAGTGTTCGTCTTAGTAGATATGATGGATCAGCAGAAGAAGTACCTAACACTGAACCCGAAAAATTCAAATTGGAAACTTTCCTCCCTATTCTGGACACTCTAATCTTTGAACTGACAAAACCTGTAAAGGCTTATTCACAGATTGGAAATCTGTTTTCTTTCTTCAGTGATTTGAAAACCACTGCTTCTGATGCACAAAAGAAGAAGTGGGACCATCTGGCTAATATGTATCACAAAGACCTGAATTATGATGACCTTTTAAATGAATATGAGCATCTCAAGCACAACATGGTTCTTGATGGAAATTGTGATACTCTCCCTGCACTGTACAGAAAATTAATTTTGGACAGTTTGAGATCTGTATTCTTGAATGTTGAAAATGCACTCAGAGAGTTCATGTGCATGATGGTgaccgactgtacaggagaacgtTCTTTTTCAAgaataaaattataa